The Euphorbia lathyris chromosome 3, ddEupLath1.1, whole genome shotgun sequence genome contains a region encoding:
- the LOC136223591 gene encoding uncharacterized protein yields MTTCCDLYLHFGGKWILMPTRHYIGGNVDIEFKFDIDFLSYKDIKDRYIDDLGCKDIQHLYYLELGKSLSDGLMLVEGDKYIRSIMGHVTEGRGTEVHIYPFEVNDIPFYEHEKSIQPNSHVKSNRDNRTNDEIVEIFTQSSAATMLDELDEIEASQVDGNIEIHTEYRAEWNSIEIREAYEGHGGNEGSDDNEEDYDNEKYESDEAGVINNLMGNEAAIKRLCLNKKFTFELGQTFANAKAFPLAVSKYSVQEGCPLKVIKSDKNRVRYHCEPTCSFKLYAVKDGNCDEFVVRTFVPSHECTRQYTNPRATKLFLAEYFKEKIRGKPEYSIRDMKDHAKEALELEVTPSMCKTAKRAIIQELDGGYKEEYSCLEAYVNELITSNPGSTFDLQFSKEGLRIGKRIFCRLYLCFDACRKGWMDGCRPIIGLDGCFLKDICKGQLLVAVGHDAMDQIYPIAWAVVEKETKANWEWFLSHLIEDLKLQDGANVTLMSDMQKGLLLAVSMLLPRAEYKWCARHVLSNWGIKFKGLELQKHFWSCAWSTYEKEFNDNLKTLADVNKKAAEYLLKYPPQHWCRAYFTDRCKDPMVDNNITESFNSWILEQRSRPILRMLEELRVMIMNRLHENEKKATSWSGDYSPTSMQEFMLNHSIARYCRVVFNGEKGYEVTHGTDRHCVILLERKCICRAWQLSGIPCPHAICAMYHAEINPVKQIDLYYSKLRYMMTYKYKMQPGRGKHFWRMEDFEPIEPPKITRMPDRPKKTRIREASEGNVGERTGTGLSRKGQIQKCSNCGQTGHKRTYCKAPQGEKYAHLNEENDSNVHQHHKRKRDQGISSGHPSWIKPRIQVRVVGIGYFYDENSGTATLNPGNTSETLLFDGVEDIEGLHNSDPVVTFPIPNERQLKQKKMKPFKPPIGTRSISFIANDSEVSQPSDLPFQPLKLQWKGKKAMTSKQLHEEKELCIGKKKDKEIHIG; encoded by the exons ATGACAACTTGCTGTGATTTATACCTGCACTTTGGTGGCAAGTGGATACTAATGCCCACAAGGCATTACATTGGTGGTAATGTGGATATTGAATTCAAGTTTGACATAGATTTTCTCAGCTATAAAGACATCAAAGACAGATACATTGATGATTTAGGGTGTAAGGACATTCAACATCTATATTACTTAGAGTTGGGGAAGTCTTTGTCTGATGGCTTAATGTTAGTTGAAGGTGATAAATACATAAGATCAATTATGGGTCATGTTACAGAAGGCAGAGGAACTGAAGTACATATCTATCCATTTGAGGTGAATGATATTCCATTTTATGAGCATGAGAAAAGCATACAGCCTAATAGTCATGTGAAATCAAATCGCGATAACAGAACAAACGATGAGATTGTTGAAATATTTACACAATCAAGTGCAGCTACTATGTTAGACGAATTGGATGAAATAGAAGCAAGCCAAGTGGATGGAAATATAGAAATTCATACTGAATATAGAGCAGAATGGAATTCTATTGAGATACGGGAAGCATATGAAGGACACGGTGGTAATGAGGGCAGTGATGATAATGAAGAAGATTATGATAATGAGAAGTATGAGTCTGATGAAGCTGGTGTTATAAATAATCTGATGGGAAATGAAgcagctattaaaaggctttgttTAAATAAGAAATTCACTTTCGAACTTGGTCAAACATTTGCAAATGCTAAGGCCTTTCCATTGGCTGTCTCCAAATATTCAGTTCAAGAGGGATGTCCATTAAAAGTGATCAAGAGTGATAAAAATAGAGTTAGGTACCACTGCGAACCTACTTGTTCTTTTAAATTATATGCTGTTAAAGATGGTAATTGTGATGAATTTGTGGTTAGGACATTTGTCCCAAGTCATGAATGCACTCGACAATATACTAACCCCAGAGCCACAAAATTGTTTTTAGCTGAATATTTTAAGGAAAAAATTAGGGGAAAACCTGAGTATTCAATTAGAGATATGAAGGATCATGCAAAGGAAGCATTAGAACTAGAAGTGACACCTAGTATGTGCAAAACAGCTAAGAGGGCGATCATTCAAGAGTTGGATGGGGGATATAAGGAAGAGTACTCATGTTTGGAAGCATATGTGAATGAGTTGATTACAAGTAATCCAGGTAGCACATTTGATTTACAGTTTTCAAAAGAAGGTCTCAGAATTGGCAAAAGAATATTTTGTCGATTATATCTATGTTTTGATGCGTGTAGAAAAGGATGGATGGATGGATGTAGGCCAATAATTGGCCTTGATGGTTGTTTTTTAAAAGATATATGCAAAGGGCAACTACTTGTGGCTGTGGGACACGATGCAATGGATCAAATCTACCCAATAGCATGGGCTGTTGTCGAAAAAGAGACCAAGGCAAATTGGGAATGGTTCTTGTCTCACTTGATAGAAGATCTGAAGCTGCAAGATGGGGCTAATGTAACACTGATGTCTGATATGCAGAAG GGATTACTCCTTGCTGTAAGTATGCTACTCCCGAGGGCAGAATATAAATGGTGTGCAAGACATGTTCTATCCAATTGGGGGATCAAGTTTAAAGGACTAGAGCTGCAAAAACACTTTTGGAGTTGTGCATGGAGTACATATGAAAAAGAGTTCAATGATAACTTAAAGACCTTGGCAGATGTGAATAAAAAAGCAGCAGAATACTTGTTAAAGTATCCTCCTCAACATTGGTGTAGGGCTTATTTCACTGATAGGTGTAAAGATCCCATGGTGGATAATAATATAACCGAGAGCTTCAATAGTTGGATTCTGGAACAGAGATCAAGACCAATTTTGAGGATGTTAGAAGAACTGAGAGTGATGATCATGAATAGGTTgcatgaaaatgaaaagaagGCTACAAGTTGGAGTGGTGACTATTCACCAACTAGTATGCAGGAATTCATGCTAAATCATTCGATAGCCAGGTATTGTCGAGTTGTGTTTAATGGAGAAAAAGGGTATGAAGTCACACATGGGACTGATAGGCACTGTGTAATTTTACTTGAGAGAAAGTGCATATGTAGGGCATGGCAATTAAGTGGAATACCCTGCCCTCATGCCATATGTGCTATGTATCATGCTGAAATAAATCCTGTGAAGCAAATAGACTTGTATTATTCTAAATTGAGATACATGATGACATACAAGTACAAAATGCAACCTGGAAGAGGGAAACATTTTTGGAGAATGGAGGATTTTGAACCTATTGAACCTCCAAAGATTACGAGAATGCCTGACAGACCAAAGAAAACAAGGATAAGGGAAGCTAGTGAAGGTAATGTAGGGGAGAGGACTGGAACCGGACTATCAAGGAAGGGTCAGATTCAAAAATGCAGTAATTGTGGACAAACAGGCCATAAGAGAACATATTGCAAG GCTCCGCAAGGGGAAAAGTATGCTCACTTGAATGAAGAGAATGACAGTAATGTCCATCAACATCACAAAAGAAAACGAGATCAAGGTATATCAAGTGGTCACCCCTCTTGGATAAAGCCTAGGATTCAAGTTAGAGTAGTTGGAATTGGGTACTTTTATGATGAAAATTCAGGAACTGCCACATTAAAT CCTGGAAACACTAGTGAGACTTTATTATTTGATGGGGTTGAGGATATAGAAGGCTTGCACAATTCTGATCCAGTAGTCACATTCCCTATTCCAAATGAAAGACAGTTGAAGCAGAAAAAGATGAAGCCATTTAAGCCACCTATTGGAACAAGGAGTATTAGTTTCATTGCAAATGATTCTGAAGTTTCACAGCCATCCGATTTGCCATTTCAACCTCTCAAATTGCAATGGAAAGGCAAGAAAGCAATGACAAGTAAACAACTTCATGAAGAGAAAGAACTTTGCATTGGCAAGAAGAAAGACAAGGAAATCCATATTGGATAA